One Loxodonta africana isolate mLoxAfr1 chromosome 8, mLoxAfr1.hap2, whole genome shotgun sequence DNA window includes the following coding sequences:
- the LSM8 gene encoding LSM8 homolog, U6 small nuclear RNA associated isoform X1, translating to MTSALENYINRTVAVITSDGRMIVGTLKGFDQTINLILDESHERVFSSSQGVEQVVLGLYIVRGDNVAVIGEIDEETDSALDLGNIRAEPLNSVAH from the exons ATGACGTCCGCTTTGGAGAACTACATTAACC GAACTGTTGCTGTTATTACATCCGATGGGAGAATGATTGTG GGAACTCTGAAAGGTTTTGACCAAACCATTAATTTGATTTTGGATGAAAGTCATGAACGAGTATTCAGCTCTTCACAGGGAGTAGAACAAGTGGTATTAGGATTATACATCGTAAGAGGTGACAATGT TGCCGTCATTGGCGAAATTGATGAAGAGACAGATTCTGCACTTGATTTGGGGAATATTCGAGCAGAACCTCTAAACTCGGTAGCACACTGA
- the LSM8 gene encoding LSM8 homolog, U6 small nuclear RNA associated isoform X2 — protein MLSLIQLSGTVAVITSDGRMIVGTLKGFDQTINLILDESHERVFSSSQGVEQVVLGLYIVRGDNVAVIGEIDEETDSALDLGNIRAEPLNSVAH, from the exons ATGCTTTCCTTGATTCAGTTATCAGGAACTGTTGCTGTTATTACATCCGATGGGAGAATGATTGTG GGAACTCTGAAAGGTTTTGACCAAACCATTAATTTGATTTTGGATGAAAGTCATGAACGAGTATTCAGCTCTTCACAGGGAGTAGAACAAGTGGTATTAGGATTATACATCGTAAGAGGTGACAATGT TGCCGTCATTGGCGAAATTGATGAAGAGACAGATTCTGCACTTGATTTGGGGAATATTCGAGCAGAACCTCTAAACTCGGTAGCACACTGA